The following proteins come from a genomic window of Deltaproteobacteria bacterium:
- a CDS encoding DJ-1/PfpI family protein, with protein sequence MSDARSPLTLGAIFYPAFELLDVYGPLEMFGSIGPELRIVTVAQKAGAVTSTQGPQTLTQYGFDDCPALDLILLPGGIGTITELNNERMLDFLRQRSATALVTMSVCSGSAILAKAGLLDGRRATSNKQFFTLATAQSEKVQWVEQARWVEDGNMVTSSGVSAGIDMALAVIARLYGRERAELIAAGTEYEWHQDANWDPFVKYLNQGDLSQLPPLPNTES encoded by the coding sequence ATGTCAGATGCCCGCAGCCCACTCACCCTTGGAGCTATCTTTTATCCAGCCTTTGAACTGCTCGACGTGTATGGGCCACTTGAGATGTTTGGCAGTATCGGACCTGAATTACGGATTGTCACCGTCGCGCAAAAAGCAGGCGCCGTCACTTCGACACAAGGGCCGCAGACCTTAACGCAGTACGGGTTTGATGATTGCCCTGCACTTGACCTGATCCTTCTTCCGGGTGGAATTGGTACCATCACGGAATTGAACAACGAGCGTATGCTCGACTTTCTCCGTCAGCGTTCGGCGACTGCACTAGTCACGATGTCGGTATGTTCGGGGTCCGCAATACTCGCTAAGGCTGGATTGCTTGATGGTCGCCGCGCGACTTCTAACAAACAGTTCTTTACTCTCGCGACTGCCCAGAGTGAGAAAGTGCAGTGGGTCGAGCAAGCGCGTTGGGTGGAAGATGGCAACATGGTCACATCCTCTGGAGTCTCTGCTGGTATCGATATGGCACTCGCGGTGATTGCGCGCTTGTATGGTCGAGAGCGAGCCGAGCTCATCGCAGCAGGAACGGAATATGAATGGCACCAAGATGCCAACTGGGACCCATTCGTTAAATACTTGAATCAGGGAGATCTCAGCCAATTGCCACCATTGCCGAATACTGAAAGTTGA
- a CDS encoding DUF1272 domain-containing protein, with protein sequence MPPESPEAMICSFECTFCKTCVDTVLHNVCPNCGGGFAPRPHRPSRNLKGNNNLASHPASTKVKHRPVDVQAHNQFASHISTIPPEQR encoded by the coding sequence CTGCCACCCGAGTCTCCCGAGGCAATGATCTGCTCGTTCGAGTGCACGTTTTGCAAGACGTGTGTAGATACTGTCCTGCATAACGTATGTCCAAACTGCGGTGGTGGGTTTGCGCCGCGACCTCACAGACCGTCACGGAATTTGAAAGGGAATAACAACCTAGCCTCCCATCCGGCCAGCACCAAGGTGAAACATCGCCCGGTTGATGTACAGGCACACAACCAGTTTGCCTCACACATTAGTACCATTCCTCCTGAGCAGCGGTGA
- a CDS encoding GlxA family transcriptional regulator, protein MSRRNAKAQAKTESEDLITTRHITLVVYPDFEPLDLTGPFSVFTGTDRLLRNQGRVEHAYQVDVVGGEVGSLRASGGLGIVVDRAWRTIRDGIDTLLVVGGPGTREAVHDQSLLTWLQRIAPRVRRLGAVCSGSFILANAGLLDGRRATTHWAWCAELARLFPQVTVDPDPIFIRDGNTYTSAGVTAGMDLALALVEEDFGREVALHMARDLVLYLRRPGGQSQFSTLLSAQESNREPLRELQTWIVENIEADLSVAALARHVAMSPRHFARVFTQEVGMTPGQFVEKVRVEAARRRLEESPQGVKGIAADCGFGSADTMRRAFLRTLRVAPVAYRGRFRTAA, encoded by the coding sequence ATGTCGAGACGCAACGCCAAGGCACAAGCAAAAACAGAGAGTGAAGACCTCATCACCACCCGTCATATCACGTTGGTCGTGTATCCTGATTTCGAGCCACTCGATCTGACCGGCCCGTTTTCCGTATTCACTGGGACTGACCGCTTACTCCGCAACCAAGGACGAGTCGAGCACGCTTATCAGGTTGACGTAGTAGGTGGCGAGGTTGGTTCGCTGCGAGCATCCGGTGGCTTAGGGATTGTGGTGGATCGTGCGTGGCGAACTATTCGTGATGGAATCGATACGCTCCTCGTCGTTGGTGGCCCAGGTACGCGTGAGGCGGTACACGATCAATCTCTTCTCACGTGGTTGCAGCGGATAGCGCCGCGCGTGCGCAGACTCGGGGCAGTGTGTAGCGGCAGTTTCATTTTAGCCAATGCTGGCCTGTTGGATGGACGACGGGCGACTACACATTGGGCGTGGTGTGCAGAACTAGCGCGGTTGTTCCCACAGGTTACCGTCGACCCTGATCCCATCTTCATTCGCGACGGTAACACCTACACGTCAGCAGGTGTCACTGCTGGTATGGATTTAGCTTTGGCGTTAGTTGAGGAAGATTTCGGACGAGAGGTCGCCCTCCACATGGCTCGTGACCTCGTTCTGTATCTCCGGCGTCCTGGAGGACAATCACAATTCAGCACCCTGCTCAGTGCGCAGGAGAGTAACCGCGAACCACTACGCGAATTACAAACGTGGATCGTGGAAAATATCGAGGCTGACCTCTCTGTGGCAGCGTTGGCACGTCACGTGGCGATGAGCCCACGTCACTTCGCGCGAGTATTCACGCAGGAAGTTGGGATGACGCCGGGGCAGTTTGTCGAAAAGGTGCGGGTTGAAGCTGCCCGCCGAAGGCTTGAAGAATCCCCACAAGGAGTCAAGGGAATTGCGGCAGACTGTGGCTTTGGCAGCGCAGATACCATGCGGCGCGCGTTCTTGCGTACGTTACGAGTGGCTCCCGTTGCGTATCGCGGCCGTTTTCGCACCGCCGCTTGA
- a CDS encoding aldehyde dehydrogenase family protein: MPLNRDLYYAGRWQTPRAGKYVETINPALGEVITSVADANADDVDAAVHAAHEAFVKWRKVKPLERAAMLKEAAARLRAHAGELAMLDALNTGNPVAEMVGDARVAATMLEHFAGLVTEIKGHTIPMGEDNLNYTVREPFGVVARIVAYNHPLMFTAMKTGAPLAAGTGNALRVL; the protein is encoded by the coding sequence ATGCCGCTGAACCGCGATCTCTATTACGCGGGTCGCTGGCAAACACCGCGCGCAGGGAAGTATGTGGAGACCATCAACCCTGCACTCGGCGAAGTCATCACCAGTGTTGCCGATGCCAACGCTGACGATGTCGACGCTGCTGTACATGCCGCACATGAAGCCTTTGTCAAATGGCGCAAGGTGAAACCCCTGGAGCGGGCGGCGATGTTGAAAGAAGCTGCAGCAAGGTTGCGTGCGCATGCTGGGGAACTGGCGATGCTCGACGCGCTGAATACAGGCAACCCTGTGGCTGAGATGGTCGGTGATGCACGCGTCGCTGCCACCATGCTCGAACACTTCGCCGGATTGGTCACTGAGATCAAAGGTCACACCATTCCGATGGGAGAAGATAACCTCAACTACACTGTGCGTGAACCGTTTGGTGTGGTGGCGCGGATTGTCGCTTACAACCATCCACTGATGTTTACCGCGATGAAAACCGGTGCGCCGCTCGCTGCAGGCACGGGGAACGCGCTTAGAGTCTTGTAA